The DNA window TACACCAACTCTTCCCGGATATCCCAACACTCCAAAACCTCTGTTGACATACAGTTGTTTGTTTTGAATTTGTGAATTTATTTCTTTACTTATATTATTAATAGTTGATAAATATAATTGCTTTTGTTTTGGAATGACGAATTTGATGTTTTTTAATATTTATTTTTTAATTCATTAGCTTTTTTTATTACAGGTTGATATTTTAGGTGTGTCAAAAATGACAAATAACACATAAAAAAAATCTTATGAAAAAAATTGAAACTCCTATTATCAAAAAACTTGAAAGTTTAGAAAAATTTAGATTAAACAACGGAAAAAAGCAAAGTATATATGCTGGATCTCCGGTTTCTCCTTCCAGTACATGTACATGTTCTGGTGGTGGATGTAGAGTAGTCATGACAGAAGAAGGTCCAAGATATGTAAGTGGAAATTGGAGCCCAGATTAGTTAGAAATTTATATGATCTATAAATGTAAGAGTCTTAAAGAGATGGATTTGATGAGAGTCCTCTCTTTTGCTTGTCTATTTCTTACCATATTCTATTTTGGTCAGAAAAAAAATGAATTTGTTACTACACAAAATATAAAAGGTAATACTGTTTTGTATTATCAGATTAAATCGGATGATCCTATCTTTGATGCCCAAATAGTAAGGTTAGAGATGTTTTCGAATGTTTCTTCACTTGAGGCAGGGCAAAAATTGATCTCTTACGATTATTGCCAATCCATTAAAGAATGTGAAAGGAGTTATATGAGTATTGAAAATGGAAAAAGATCTTTTGAGCATTATGAAATGACAGGATATATTTCCAAAAATGATTCACTATGGCTTCATCCGCCTAGAGCTGATTCTTTTAAAATTCTTGAACTCAATGCATTCCCTTTTTATATAAAGAATAAGAAAGAGTGGCAGTACGTACTTAATTTTGGAGATACTTGGGCAGATGAAAAATGGAGACAGTGGAAAGGTAGTAGAACATCACTCAGTAATTATATACATGACGAAACCCCTGTTTTTTATATTGTTCAAAAAAAAGAGGTAGAATGTACTCTGATACTGGCTTCAACAAAAATCCCTAATCTAGGAGAAACTACATCTGTCTTTTATTATAATGCTGAATATGGTTTTGTACGTATGATATTTACCACAATTAACAATAAAGTTATAGAATTTAATTTGATAAAAACGGTATATGATCCTGATTCTTTCTGAAAAATTTGATGTACCTACCAAAAATGTTGTTTCTGAATTGAAAGTTCAAAATGCAGATTATCAGATTATTTGTGGCGCTGATCTTCTCGAAAAGTCTTTTTCTATTGATATTAAAAAAAATCTGCTTTATTTGAATAATAAAAAGATTGGTAATTTTAATATTGTTTGGTATAGAAGGTGGTTATATAGTTTATTCGAATTTTCTAATAATGCCAAAGAACATGAATATTTAAAACGTGAATTTGGAGAATTATCGTCAAATTTTATGTTTAATTTATCTACTAAAAAATGGTTAAATATTCCGCCATTTATAAATCCATATCCATCTAAAGCTTGTCAGTTAAAAGAGGCTAGAAAATGTGGGTTGAAGATTCCAAATACAATGGTTACCAACAACTCTTCTGCATTAAAGAAGTTTTATTTAGAAAATAAGCAGAATATAATTTCGAAAAACTTAAGTGATCCCTATTTTTTTAAAAAGAATGAAGAACAGTACGCAACGTATACAACACATGTTGAAAAAGATGATATCGAAAGCGGAAAACCTTTATTTTTTCCATCTTTATTTCAAAATAATATTGATAAGAATATTGAAATTAGAGCCTTTTATTTCTTAGGACAATTCTATAGCTACGCAATTTTTTCATCTAATAATGTACAGACGAATATTGATTATAGAATTTATGATTATAATCATCCTAATAGAATTATGAAATATGAATTACCTAAGCATCTCAAAATGAAGTTGACTTATTTGATGGAAAAATTGAATTTACACACTGGCTCAATAGATATAATTAAAAACAAAAATGAAGATTTTTATTTTTTAGAAGTAAATCCGCAAGGCCAGTTTGGTGGCTTAAAAGAGTATGGATTAAATATTGAGAAAGATATAGCAAATTATTTAATTGAAAATGATAAATAAATAATGAGACTTAATAACATTGATTATTCAATAGTGTATAGAAAAGCACAAAAAGCTCCAATTTTAGCC is part of the Chryseobacterium lactis genome and encodes:
- a CDS encoding ATP-grasp domain-containing protein, which gives rise to MILILSEKFDVPTKNVVSELKVQNADYQIICGADLLEKSFSIDIKKNLLYLNNKKIGNFNIVWYRRWLYSLFEFSNNAKEHEYLKREFGELSSNFMFNLSTKKWLNIPPFINPYPSKACQLKEARKCGLKIPNTMVTNNSSALKKFYLENKQNIISKNLSDPYFFKKNEEQYATYTTHVEKDDIESGKPLFFPSLFQNNIDKNIEIRAFYFLGQFYSYAIFSSNNVQTNIDYRIYDYNHPNRIMKYELPKHLKMKLTYLMEKLNLHTGSIDIIKNKNEDFYFLEVNPQGQFGGLKEYGLNIEKDIANYLIENDK